The genome window TCCGATCCGGCATCGTTGGATTGCAAAATGCGGCCCACTCCATGCGCTTGCGAGTCACTGATCTCCTAAAAGCATTGAATCTGATCCGAGACGTCTTTCTCCCAAGTCTGACTGCGGTGGCTGCATTCAACTATATAATTGCAGTACTTCAGAAATACTCAAACCGTGATACTTGCGACGAAAGGGGACATTTCTGTAAATTTGCATAAATTGTACGCGTCCCAAGCGGCGTCAGAAACGTGACACGAGACTCACATGCTTGACATGTTGATTCCATGGATGTAGGTCTTATCGATGCATCGTCCTTAGCCGCGATCTGTTGGGTTCAACCTGACCCGGAAGAAGATAAGCGGGCGGGCTCCATGGGCATGGCGCGGAGAAACGAACGGCCCCGGGGCGACAACCCAGGATAAGGAGGTGCTCGCATCTCCTCCGCTGCAGCACATGGCGTCTGCGTCTCTCACGAGCCTGCTCCTCCCGCCTGCTTCCGGGTCCCTGCTTCGCTCGCCTGACCGTCGCGTGCGGCGGCAGGCGGCCATCAAGTGCAAGGCGAAGGACGCcgggagcagcagcggcggcgggggcGGGGGTCTCGAGATCGCGGTGGCGGCGGGCGGCCTGCTGTCGTGCCCGGTGATCGGAGTCTCCCTGTACACGCTGAAGACCACGGGCTGCGGGCTGCCGCCGGGTCCCGGCGGGTCGTTCGGGGCGGCGGAGGGGGTGAGCTACCTGGTGGTGGCGGGCATCGTGGGGTGGTCGCTCTACACCAAGACCAAGACCGGGTCGGGACTGCCCGCGGGGCCGTACGGCCTCCTGGGGGCCGCTGAGGGTCTCTCCTACCTCGCCGCGCTCGCCGTCATCGTCGTCTTCGGCTTGCAGTTCTTGGAGCGAGGGTACATTCCCGGACCTCTCCCCGGTGACCAGTGCTTTGGGTGAGCTTGATCCTTTGTTTATCTTGTCTCCCCGTCTGATTGCCGAAGCAGTACTTTATTGCCTGTTCTTTCCTTATGACATATATTAAAAGATCAAAAAGATGAATTGTGTATGTAATAATTTGATTTACGATTTTAAAAGTATATATCGTATTTGCTTACGAATTTGTCAGTCAAAAGTCGATTTATTATCTTTTCTATCATTTTTGAACTAATTATcttttagcttcttttttttatcttattataAGGGGGCGATTATACGgaaaaaaaatatgttagaatgtGTATCTTATTAAAATAGAGAATGTTCTTTCCAACATTTCCAATACAAAAAATTATGCCTAAAAATATATCCCTTCATAAGAAGGAGGATTTTGTGAGTCGAGCATGTTTCCGAAACCCTCGACGTGCTCTTATGTCAgagtacaacaacaataacaaagtcaTGACAAAGTCCCAACTATCACGTTTAAACCATTGAATTCACTTATTAAAGCTTAACTTGCATAAATACAAATCATACCAAATTTATATACTCTCATATTTTCAGAGTTATATATTAAgaatttaagaaaataatatatgtATTCTGTATAATGGTAACATTATTTGATTAAGATTGTATATATTCATTCTCTCCCGATCTACATTATATACGGTTGCACAAAGATATTTACGATGATATTACTCATATTTTGTTCCCTTCATCTCTCGTTATCGTTTACCACATTGGCGACATCGTCCAATCTCATATCCAATCATTATCTCGATCATGATTAGTATTCTTATTTGTCTCTATTACTGTGTTATCAAGATTAATTATTAAGGATTTTGACATCATGGGTTTAGTCGAATAGGGTTAAAGCGAGAAGAAAGGGGGTAAGAAtaataagataataatgtaatatGACATAATCATGAGGTGATGATGATTACGATAGGATGAAGGTAGGAATAatttaatcttaaaaaaaaaaggcatgTGATAGGATAAAACAAAATGCGACAAAGAGAAGGTGAAAACATGAGGTTTTCTTTTAGGAATTGgcatatatctatctatatatacatacgatttctattttatttttgttgtgtGATTGACATGAGACGTTGGATATGCACTCTTCTCCATCATCTGCCGTTAACATAGCACGTGCGTTCGCATGTGTTCCCATCCGTGCGATTCACGTGGTCCCTTGGATTTGTGCTCTCTTGCCTCATCCACCGTACACAAAATACGCATGCGAACGCATCGAGTCCCGACCTCTATCCCTCGGCGCAGTTAACCGAACTTTGGGGCCGGTTACCAATACAAATCTTGCACCGCAGAAGGAGGACTCTCGAGTGAGTCGAGTCTCCCtgcgtttctctctctctctctctctctctctctctccacggaGCCGGTCGATCCCTTCTCTTCGTCGATCTCATCGGATCTCGCGGCTCCGACATGGCTCAGCCCTTCGTGAAGAAGGACGACGATCTCGACGAGGAAGGTCGTGTCGAAACCCTAATCGAACCCTCTTCTCTCTGTCGAATCGGTGGCTTTCTTCGTTTTCGCCTAAAATGATTGTTTCTTGATCAAATTCAACCGTTGCATCAAGCTTCCGACGTGGATCCGCCACTTTCGATGTGGATCTGTGTGAAGAGCCCTTTTCCTTTCGGAATTTATTACTTCTTACGATAGATCTGATGTGGTGGAGATGTTATTTCCCGGTGGAGTGATGGAATTAGCCTTATTTTCTCCGTCTCATGAAATGTAGTGCTCTTGCCTTTTAGATCTGGCTGGTATTTGATGGGCGGAGGAAGATAGACTGTGCTGTAACTTAGATCTAAGCTCGTGTTATTTGTGTTCGAGAAAATTGA of Musa acuminata AAA Group cultivar baxijiao chromosome BXJ2-3, Cavendish_Baxijiao_AAA, whole genome shotgun sequence contains these proteins:
- the LOC103978772 gene encoding uncharacterized protein LOC103978772; this translates as MASASLTSLLLPPASGSLLRSPDRRVRRQAAIKCKAKDAGSSSGGGGGGLEIAVAAGGLLSCPVIGVSLYTLKTTGCGLPPGPGGSFGAAEGVSYLVVAGIVGWSLYTKTKTGSGLPAGPYGLLGAAEGLSYLAALAVIVVFGLQFLERGYIPGPLPGDQCFG